One Chlorobaculum limnaeum genomic window carries:
- a CDS encoding glycosyltransferase family 2 protein, whose amino-acid sequence MTMQGISVIIPVYNREAYLEEAIRSVLMQNYSGLLEIIVSDDGSSDKSIEIADSFGHPVRVVLKPEDCLFQGVSGARNRGIAEAKYSYIAFLDSDDYFLPNHLNRIADKLEKNQNLGFVFCRMLQMKDDGENRLFAPWTKPIIDKNNIKYPVISGSNVIHTNIILIRKSVFSLVGVFDESFSNGEDGDLWMRISEKYKGEFLSYYGAVYRISHQGVQLSDKKNQEIINKNFERVFRSAYKRCIESNVCDLYRKFRLQLILVGYSKNKLFDLITLVVKYPLFAFGTLFDINRLINRRKKIIWKTISEY is encoded by the coding sequence ATGACTATGCAAGGTATAAGTGTTATTATTCCTGTATATAACCGTGAGGCATATCTTGAAGAGGCTATTCGTAGTGTGTTAATGCAAAATTATTCAGGTTTATTAGAAATAATTGTTTCTGATGATGGCTCTTCTGACAAATCTATAGAAATTGCCGATTCATTTGGCCATCCCGTTCGTGTAGTTCTTAAACCAGAGGATTGCTTGTTTCAAGGTGTTTCTGGGGCAAGAAATAGAGGCATTGCTGAGGCCAAATATTCTTATATAGCATTTCTTGATTCTGATGATTATTTTCTTCCTAACCATCTCAATAGGATTGCTGATAAATTAGAAAAAAATCAAAATTTGGGGTTTGTTTTTTGCCGAATGTTGCAGATGAAAGATGATGGTGAAAATAGGCTATTTGCTCCATGGACAAAACCAATAATAGATAAGAATAATATTAAATATCCTGTTATATCTGGTTCTAATGTTATTCATACAAATATTATTCTTATTCGCAAGTCAGTATTTTCATTAGTAGGAGTCTTTGATGAGTCTTTTTCAAATGGTGAGGATGGCGATTTGTGGATGAGAATTAGTGAAAAATATAAAGGAGAATTTTTAAGTTACTATGGTGCTGTATATAGGATAAGTCATCAGGGAGTACAGTTGAGTGATAAAAAAAATCAAGAAATAATTAATAAAAACTTTGAAAGAGTATTTAGATCGGCATATAAAAGATGTATCGAAAGCAATGTTTGTGATTTATATCGAAAATTTAGATTACAATTGATATTAGTTGGCTATTCAAAAAATAAATTGTTTGATCTTATTACATTAGTCGTAAAATACCCTCTATTTGCGTTTGGTACTTTATTTGATATTAATAGGCTCATTAATAGACGAAAAAAAATAATTTGGAAAACTATATCTGAGTATTGA
- a CDS encoding glycosyltransferase codes for MSKNRKPVVKIPILIEREEMFSKIKDEDVRNSDIRLKLVFAGLAGKKDLIVNAIRGLDYLGEDAKKCKLEIIGPTRKEIEKSLGKDNYILEKLQNVISILGFVSRSVALNYLSKADFSIILRPDQRFANAGFPTKLVESMSVGVPVICNLTGDISQYVHDGKNGLIVLNCSPIEFSIVLKKAITLSEEEKKVMSINAKKYSEKYFYYHQWTKCIQEFMNNVNVRY; via the coding sequence ATGTCAAAAAACAGAAAGCCGGTTGTCAAAATTCCCATCCTAATAGAACGTGAAGAAATGTTCAGCAAAATAAAAGATGAAGATGTAAGAAATAGTGATATTCGTCTAAAACTTGTTTTTGCAGGCCTTGCGGGAAAAAAAGATTTAATTGTAAATGCCATAAGAGGCTTGGATTATCTTGGCGAAGATGCAAAAAAATGTAAACTTGAAATTATTGGTCCTACGAGAAAAGAAATAGAAAAGAGTCTAGGTAAAGACAATTATATTCTGGAGAAATTACAAAATGTTATAAGCATTTTGGGTTTTGTTTCTCGTTCAGTCGCACTTAATTACCTTTCAAAAGCAGATTTTTCAATAATATTGAGACCGGACCAGCGTTTTGCAAACGCAGGTTTTCCTACAAAGCTTGTTGAAAGCATGTCTGTAGGAGTTCCTGTAATATGCAATCTTACAGGTGATATTAGCCAGTATGTGCACGATGGGAAAAATGGTTTAATAGTATTAAACTGTTCACCTATAGAATTTTCTATAGTATTAAAAAAAGCTATAACGTTATCAGAGGAAGAAAAAAAAGTGATGAGTATAAATGCTAAAAAATATAGTGAAAAATATTTTTATTATCATCAATGGACTAAGTGTATTCAAGAATTTATGAATAATGTTAATGTTAGATATTGA
- a CDS encoding serine O-acetyltransferase — translation MEKCKIFQDWKYNKHDVKIRIVLVAFRIAQCLNKKNKFIRAFALPYLFLYKIFVFWFFHIELHWNLNIGEGLRIIHGYSLVIHPNARIGNHVTLRHCVTIGNNGKSGEAPIIMDNVNVGANAVIIGPVTIGENAVIGAGAVVTKNVEKNSVVVGNPAKNLRYIK, via the coding sequence ATGGAAAAATGTAAAATATTTCAAGATTGGAAATACAATAAGCATGATGTAAAAATACGTATTGTTCTTGTCGCGTTCCGGATTGCTCAATGCCTTAATAAAAAGAATAAATTTATAAGAGCTTTTGCATTACCGTATTTATTTTTGTATAAGATATTTGTGTTTTGGTTTTTCCATATAGAGTTGCATTGGAATTTAAATATTGGTGAGGGGTTGAGAATTATACATGGTTATTCTTTGGTTATTCATCCTAATGCAAGAATTGGAAATCATGTAACTTTGAGGCACTGTGTAACAATAGGAAACAATGGGAAGAGCGGCGAAGCTCCAATTATAATGGATAATGTTAATGTTGGCGCTAATGCTGTAATTATAGGCCCTGTAACAATTGGGGAGAATGCCGTAATTGGGGCCGGTGCTGTTGTAACAAAGAATGTTGAAAAAAATTCTGTTGTTGTTGGTAATCCTGCCAAAAATTTAAGATATATAAAGTAA
- a CDS encoding glycosyltransferase family 4 protein, giving the protein MIKILMIGPDSAKPGGTTISFKYLKDDLECNPKVSIIVITSSDIRGAGYNAPQKYMKLLIKIVKLAKDCDIISFHAMPTALPYIGWFLPVISKYFKKPLIYRAFGGLYYADLLWPSRIIARYMLKKSDLVLLQTKELMNRAFKEKFINVDYFPTARPMSMMKNHEIKACKRFVYIGHLKVAKGLQYLVEAAEKLPDDAFVDVYGPWYDLPKETFKFRKKIQYKGVLNAGDVLNTLCTYHALVFPSFMEEEGYSGIIMEAYSVGIPVIATKWKALPEIVEDGKTGVLIEPRSDEDILRAMNMLYHDSDYYMKLRDGVMSERIKYSQQRQTEKFVRICNDMTIRN; this is encoded by the coding sequence ATGATAAAAATACTTATGATAGGTCCTGATAGTGCAAAGCCAGGAGGAACAACAATATCATTTAAATATTTGAAGGATGATCTTGAGTGTAATCCAAAAGTCAGTATTATTGTCATTACGAGCTCGGACATAAGAGGAGCTGGCTATAATGCGCCTCAAAAATATATGAAATTATTAATAAAAATAGTAAAGTTAGCAAAAGACTGTGATATTATATCATTTCATGCTATGCCAACGGCCTTGCCATATATTGGTTGGTTTTTGCCAGTTATATCAAAATATTTTAAGAAACCTCTTATATATAGAGCATTTGGCGGATTGTATTATGCTGATTTATTGTGGCCGAGCAGGATAATAGCAAGATATATGTTAAAAAAATCTGATTTGGTGTTGTTGCAAACAAAAGAGCTTATGAATAGAGCTTTTAAAGAAAAGTTTATTAATGTTGATTATTTCCCTACAGCAAGGCCTATGAGTATGATGAAAAATCATGAGATAAAAGCGTGTAAAAGATTTGTGTATATAGGTCATCTGAAAGTTGCAAAAGGATTGCAGTATTTAGTAGAGGCTGCAGAAAAATTACCAGATGATGCATTCGTTGATGTTTATGGTCCTTGGTATGATTTGCCAAAAGAAACATTTAAATTTCGAAAAAAAATACAATATAAAGGCGTCTTAAATGCGGGTGATGTTTTAAATACCTTGTGTACATATCATGCGCTTGTTTTCCCATCGTTTATGGAAGAAGAAGGATACTCTGGTATTATTATGGAGGCGTATTCTGTTGGGATTCCTGTGATTGCAACAAAGTGGAAAGCTTTGCCTGAGATCGTTGAGGATGGAAAAACAGGTGTATTAATTGAGCCGAGGAGTGATGAGGATATATTGCGTGCTATGAACATGCTTTATCATGATTCTGATTATTATATGAAATTGCGCGACGGCGTTATGAGTGAAAGAATAAAATATTCGCAGCAGCGACAAACAGAAAAATTCGTTCGTATTTGTAATGATATGACAATACGTAATTAA
- a CDS encoding polysaccharide biosynthesis protein, whose amino-acid sequence MFKNKTILITGGTGTFGNAVLRRFLETDIAEIRVFSRDEKKQDDMRKEYANSKLKFYIGDVRNADSVRDAMGGVDYVFHAAALKQVPSCEFFPVEALRTNALGTHNVLTQATAAGVSRVIVLSTDKAVYPINAMGISKAMMEKVAVAQSRVSGERTVINVTRYGNVMASRGSVIPLFLKYLQDGRPLTVTDPNMTRFMMSIDDAVDLVLYAFTHGNPGDTFVQKAPSATIETLALALKKLMNSDVPVTIIGTRHGEKLYESLLTREELAVAEDLGGYYRVPADNRDLNYAAYFSEGCEEVSLKEDYNSHNIALLDVDSMCELLMTLECVQKAMNGERVEL is encoded by the coding sequence ATGTTCAAAAATAAAACCATTCTTATAACCGGCGGTACAGGCACTTTCGGCAACGCGGTTCTTCGCCGGTTTCTCGAAACAGACATTGCTGAAATTCGTGTTTTCAGCCGTGACGAGAAGAAGCAGGATGACATGCGGAAGGAGTATGCGAATTCAAAGCTAAAATTCTATATTGGCGATGTACGCAACGCCGATAGCGTTCGCGACGCAATGGGGGGCGTTGATTATGTTTTCCATGCTGCGGCTTTGAAGCAGGTTCCGTCATGCGAGTTTTTTCCGGTTGAAGCGTTACGTACGAACGCTCTTGGCACTCATAATGTGTTAACGCAGGCGACTGCGGCTGGAGTTAGCCGGGTTATTGTGCTCAGTACCGACAAGGCTGTCTATCCGATTAACGCCATGGGTATTTCAAAGGCAATGATGGAAAAGGTCGCTGTTGCTCAATCGCGCGTTTCTGGTGAGCGTACTGTGATTAATGTAACACGCTATGGAAACGTTATGGCCAGCAGGGGTTCGGTTATTCCTCTGTTCCTCAAGTACCTTCAGGATGGCCGTCCTTTAACGGTTACTGATCCAAACATGACCCGTTTCATGATGAGCATCGACGATGCCGTCGATCTTGTGCTTTATGCTTTTACCCACGGTAATCCCGGTGACACGTTCGTGCAAAAGGCTCCGAGCGCCACTATCGAAACACTTGCACTTGCGCTCAAAAAGCTCATGAATAGCGATGTTCCAGTTACCATCATAGGAACTCGGCACGGTGAAAAACTCTATGAAAGCCTTCTGACTCGTGAAGAGCTTGCAGTTGCGGAAGATCTTGGCGGTTATTATCGAGTTCCCGCCGACAACCGCGACCTGAACTATGCCGCGTATTTCAGCGAAGGATGCGAGGAGGTGTCGCTGAAAGAGGATTATAATTCCCACAATATAGCACTGCTTGATGTCGATAGCATGTGCGAACTACTGATGACGCTTGAGTGCGTTCAAAAAGCAATGAACGGGGAGCGAGTAGAACTATGA
- a CDS encoding NAD-dependent epimerase/dehydratase family protein: MKRSVLVTGSNGFVGKNLCSALRAMERVQLFEFDTANSPDDLERILSDADVVVHLAGVNRPKNEQEFMTGNAGLTESICSLLIRSDKPAKIVLASSIQAESDNPYGQSKLQAEETIREYAENSGAKAVVYRFKNLFGKWCRPNYNSVTATFCHNIAHGLPISISDPSKVIELTYIDDVVNALVREIMDDDTKAQQGFSFAPELTGYPISLGELADLITSFRKSRETLEMPGFDCSLIKALYATYLSYLEGGDFAYPLTIRSDERGCLAEMMKSRTFGQIFVSRTKPGITRGNHYHHTKTEKFMVVEGEAVIRFRRIDSDEIIEHRVSGQEFKVVDIPPGYTHHITNTGQGELVTLFWASEMFNPEKLDTYFMTV, translated from the coding sequence ATGAAACGGAGCGTTTTAGTCACCGGCTCGAACGGTTTTGTCGGTAAAAATCTGTGTTCGGCGTTGCGTGCAATGGAGAGGGTTCAACTTTTTGAGTTTGATACCGCCAATTCTCCAGATGATCTCGAACGGATCCTCAGCGATGCCGATGTTGTTGTGCATCTCGCAGGCGTTAATCGTCCAAAAAACGAACAGGAGTTTATGACCGGCAATGCCGGATTGACGGAAAGCATCTGTTCATTGTTGATTCGATCAGACAAACCCGCAAAGATCGTGCTCGCTTCGTCGATACAGGCGGAGAGCGACAATCCTTACGGGCAAAGCAAGCTACAGGCCGAAGAGACTATCCGCGAGTATGCCGAAAACAGTGGTGCGAAAGCCGTTGTTTATCGGTTCAAAAACCTGTTCGGTAAATGGTGCAGGCCGAACTACAATTCTGTGACCGCAACATTTTGTCACAACATCGCTCACGGCTTGCCGATTTCTATCTCTGACCCCTCAAAGGTGATCGAGCTTACCTACATCGATGATGTGGTCAATGCGCTGGTTCGTGAGATTATGGACGACGACACAAAAGCTCAGCAAGGCTTCTCTTTCGCTCCGGAACTCACGGGGTATCCCATATCGCTGGGTGAACTTGCCGATCTGATAACCTCCTTCCGAAAATCGCGCGAAACGCTTGAAATGCCTGGATTTGACTGTTCCCTCATCAAGGCACTGTATGCAACCTATCTCTCATATCTGGAAGGGGGCGATTTTGCGTATCCACTTACGATAAGGTCTGATGAGCGCGGTTGTCTCGCGGAGATGATGAAAAGCCGCACATTCGGCCAGATTTTCGTTTCACGAACAAAGCCGGGGATAACGCGCGGCAACCACTATCATCATACGAAAACGGAAAAGTTCATGGTGGTGGAGGGAGAGGCGGTCATCCGGTTCCGCCGTATCGATAGTGACGAAATTATCGAGCATCGCGTATCAGGTCAGGAGTTCAAGGTTGTCGATATACCTCCAGGCTACACGCACCACATCACCAACACAGGCCAGGGTGAATTGGTTACGCTCTTTTGGGCATCGGAAATGTTCAATCCAGAAAAGCTCGATACGTATTTTATGACAGTCTGA